CGCGGGCCCTCGCCGTCGCGCATGAGAAGGGCCTGGTGCACCGTGACGTGAAGCCGGGCAATCTGCTCATCACGCCGGACCGGCACGTCAAGATCACGGACTTCGGCATCGCCCGCCTCGCCGACCAGGTGCCGCTGACCCAGACCGGACAGGTCATGGGCACCGCTCAGTACCTGGCGCCGGAGCAGGCCACCGGCCAGACGGCCACGGGCTCCAGCGACATCTACTCGCTCGGCATCATCGGGTACGAGTGCCTCACGGGGCACCGTCCGTTCTCCGGCGAGTCGCAGATCGCGATCGCCCTCGCCCAGGTCAACGACGCCCCGCCGCCGCTGCCCGACTCGCTGGCCAAGCCGATCCGCGCCCTGCTGATGTCGATGCTGGCCAAGGATCCGGCCAACCGTCCGGCCGACGCCCTCAAACTCGCCGAGGCCGCCGAGGCCATCCGCCGCGGAGACATCGACGCGGCCCACCGTGCGGTCCCTGGCATGCTCCTCTTCGAGTCGACCACGGGCCCCATCACCGCTCCCGTCGACGTCCAGCAGACGGCCGCCACCACGGTCGTCCCCCCGGTCGGCGCGACGACGGCGACCTCCGCCCTGCCGGTCGTGCCGCCGGAGCAACTGACGGCTGAGCGGAACTGGCTGACGGAGGACGAAGAGGACTACGAGGAGCCCACTCCGGAGCGCGAGGAGAAGAAGCGCAGCGCCTGGGTCTGGCCGCTGATCATCCTCGCCGTCTTGGCCGCCCTGATCTTCCTGGGCGTGTGGCTGAGCTCGGCGGGCTTCTTCAGCCCCAAGTCGGACACATCCAGCGCCCCGGTCGCCACCACGCCCAAGACGGTGGTCACCACACCCAGCCAGACGCCGTCGGAGACGCCCAGCAGCCCCACGCCGAGCGAGACGCCGTCGACGCCGGACACCGTCAACATCATCCCGGACGCGTACAACGGCCGGGACATCAACACGGTCCGCAACGAGCTCATCGCCCTCGGCCTCCGGGTGGACGCCAAGGGCGTGGTGGGCAAGGAGGCCTCGGGAACCGTCACGGACGTCAACCCGTCCGGCCCGGTCGCCAAGGGCTCCACGATCACGGTCACGTACTCCACCGGCCCGGAGATGGTCGCGGTCCCGAATCTGAACGGTTCGGTCACCGAAGCCCAGGTCCGCCAGGCGCTCACCGGCGCCGGTCTGGTCCCGCAGGCGGCCTCCGGCTCGGCCCCTTCCGGCACGGTGAGCTTCAACCCGCCGTCGGGCACCGAGGTGGCCAAGGGCAGCACGGTGACGTACACGATCACCGCCCCTGAGCCGCCGTCCACCCCGACCCCGAAGCCCACGACGTCGGCCACTCCCTGAGTCCTGGCCCCTGAGCGGCCTCTCCCTGTAGTAAGGAGCTTCACCTGTCCACCGGCACACGCGTCCTCAACGGACGCTACGAACTCGGCGATCTGATCGGTCGCGGCGGCATGGCCGACGTGTACCGAGGCACAGACCTGCGCCTGGGCCGGGATGTCGCGGTGAAAATCCTGCGTGCGGATCTGGCCCGGGACCCC
This portion of the Arthrobacter woluwensis genome encodes:
- a CDS encoding protein kinase domain-containing protein; this encodes MRPTSGITLGGRYRLTTRIAIGGMGEVWSAQDQVLGRTVAIKILKEEYTGDPGFLERFRNEARHTALLNHEGIANVFDYGEEGGSAYLVMELVPGEPLSTIIEREHVLSPDLTLNIIAQTARALAVAHEKGLVHRDVKPGNLLITPDRHVKITDFGIARLADQVPLTQTGQVMGTAQYLAPEQATGQTATGSSDIYSLGIIGYECLTGHRPFSGESQIAIALAQVNDAPPPLPDSLAKPIRALLMSMLAKDPANRPADALKLAEAAEAIRRGDIDAAHRAVPGMLLFESTTGPITAPVDVQQTAATTVVPPVGATTATSALPVVPPEQLTAERNWLTEDEEDYEEPTPEREEKKRSAWVWPLIILAVLAALIFLGVWLSSAGFFSPKSDTSSAPVATTPKTVVTTPSQTPSETPSSPTPSETPSTPDTVNIIPDAYNGRDINTVRNELIALGLRVDAKGVVGKEASGTVTDVNPSGPVAKGSTITVTYSTGPEMVAVPNLNGSVTEAQVRQALTGAGLVPQAASGSAPSGTVSFNPPSGTEVAKGSTVTYTITAPEPPSTPTPKPTTSATP